The following coding sequences are from one Coffea arabica cultivar ET-39 chromosome 11e, Coffea Arabica ET-39 HiFi, whole genome shotgun sequence window:
- the LOC113718462 gene encoding uncharacterized protein isoform X4 produces MGRNRVYGSLEEARAEKNRRSREQRAAARRETKNDAPLGVCTLAVTAFNIHDSNAVNQPNMGVIESSLGSGSILPFAENNAEHLQAENQGDVSRSTGNGAREVPTTNSDAGESSLHRRRRRTRRSMTNPLNTIITEPAVLLSNAEQFPTENEENVCASIADGANEVSSTNLDVGEPSLRRQRRSRKPAITDPLATIATEPAVLPDVPSCPYCHAKRFHQEPPGFCCASGEVQLLSTEMPRELMLLYIEDSDEAAEFRRCVRSYNNMFAFTSIGIHPDKSLAANYNGVYTFRIQGQMYHYINPLIPENGEKPRNLQLYFVDTDHETTQRLSISSRFQETLVTKLEKILKINPYSAFFRGLQDLPGIDDYKIVLDTTPAVDQRVFNKPTVSQVGAVWTESTNSEHVNSKHIQIYGKNGQTQIVKHYFACHDSLQYPLIFANGEPGWHPGIEKIRHPNKSNITSVTCEGETIIATTTATMATDIIDAENRAINQRKRKRNTVSCREYYCYKLQIRDADRSMLLHIGRLLQQYVVDVYVKIESIRLDFHRGRSKQAQLRTEIYQGIVDSISSGESSSSSIGKRIFLPASFIGGPRDMRRRYMDAMSLVQRYGKPDIFLTMTCNKNWPEIKKMLLPTDKVENRPDLISRVFRAKLQQLKDELLKKNIFGKVAAYTYVIEFQKRGLPHAHFLIILKQGWKMYSPESYDRIVCAELPDARQHPYLYELVVKHMMHGPCGAMNPSCPCMKQHIGCKDNYPKEFTEATRHSHNSYPVYRRRDFQQSVTVRGHPLDNRWVIPYNPYLLSKFNCHINVEICSTIRAVKYIYKYIYKGHDKILYQLTNTGPNEIVDEIKNFVCARWVSPPEAMWRIYAFDLNEEASAYQMPSSLRQLFASILAYCTPTNPRELWLKYEDFLSEDIRHTIRSKGCIALATATSGVAASILPGGRTAHSRFKIPLQDSDTAICNIGKQSAIAKLIRDAKVIIWDEASMAKRSSIEKFDESLKDIMNKDAIFGGKIIVFGGDFRQTLPVITKGCKEEIVNASLVKSPIWPYLIKLKLSQNMRA; encoded by the exons ATGGGTCGAAATAGAGTATATGGAAGTTTGGAAGAGGCTCGTGCTGAGAAAAATCGAAGGAGCCGCGAGCAACGTGCTGCTGCTCGGCGTGAGACAAAGAATGATGCGCCATTAGGAGTGTGTACATTAGCTGTCACAGCTTTTAATATACATGACTCAAATGCTGTGAATCAGCCAAATATGGGTGTCATTGAATCTTCATTGGGTTCAGGCTCAATATTGCCATTTGCAGAGAACAATGCAGAGCACCTTCAAGCT GAAAATCAAGGAGATGTATCTAGGTCTACTGGTAATGGTGCTCGCGAGGTTCCGACAACTAATTCAGATGCCGGTGAATCATCTTTGCATAGGCGACGTCGACGTACAAGACGTTCTATGACTAATCCATTGAACACAATAATTACAGAGCCTGCAGTATTGCTCAGTAATGCAGAGCAATTTCCAACC gaaaatgaagaaaatgtcTGTGCGTCTATTGCTGATGGTGCTAACGAGGTTTCATCAACTAATTTAGATGTTGGTGAACCATCATTGCGTAGGCAACGTCGGTCTAGAAAACCAGCTATAACTGATCCATTAGCTACAATAGCTACAGAACCTGCTGTATTGCCTGATGTTCCAAGTTGTCCGTATTGTCATGCAAAACGATTTCATCAGGAACCGCCTGGTTTTTGCTGTGCCTCCGGTGAGGTACAACTATTATCTACTGAGATGCCGAGAGAACTTATGCTATTATATATAGAAGACTCTGATGAGGCTGCTGAGTTTCGCAGATGTGTTAGAAGCTATAATAACATGTTTGCATTCACTTCGATTGGTATCCATCCTGATAAATCTTTGGCTGCAAACTACAATGGAGTTTATACATTTCGAATCCAGGGACAAATGTATCATTATATTAATCCACTTATTCCAGAGAATGGTGAGAAGCCACGGAACTTGCAACTTTACTTTGTTGACACTGACCATGAAACAACGCAGCGGCTCTCAATCTCAAGTAGATTTCAAGAAACACTGGTGACTAAGCTTGAGAAAATCTTAAAGATTAATCCTTACTCTGCATTTTTCCGAGGATTACAAGATTTGCCAGGCATAGATGATTATAAGATTGTACTTGACACCACGCCTGCTGTAGATCAACGAGTTTTCAATAAACCTACTGTGTCGCAAGTAGGAGCTGTTTGGACCGAGAGCACAAATTCTGAACATGTCAACTCTAAACACATACAAATTTATGGAAAGAATGGTCAAACGCAGATTGTCAAGCATTATTTTGCTTGTCATGATTCGTTGCAATACCCTCTTATCTTTGCAAATGGAGAGCCAGGTTGGCATCCAGGGATTGAAAAAATCCGTCATCCAAATAAGAGCAACATTACATCAGTGACTTGTGAGGGAGAAACTATTATAGCTACAACTACAGCAACGATGGCAACTGATATCATTGATGCAGAAAATAGAG CTAttaaccaaagaaaaagaaagcgcAACACAGTTTCATGTCGTGAGTATTATTGCTACAAATTGCAGATCCGAGATGCTGACCGGTCAATGTTATTACATATAGGGAGATTACTACAGCAATATGTAGTCGATGTCTATGTCAAGATTGAGTCAATCAGATTAGATTTCCACAGAGGAAGAAGCAAACAGGCTCAACTTCGGACAGAGATTTATCAAGGCATAGTTGATAGTATTTCTAGCGgtgaatcatcatcatcaagtaTTGGTAAACGTATTTTTCTACCAGCTTCGTTCATTGGTGGCCCTCGAGATATGCGACGACGATATATGGATGCTATGTCTTTGGTTCAAAGATATGGAAAACCGGATATCTTTTTGACGATGACCTGCAACAAGAATTGGCCTGAGATTAAAAAAATGCTTTTGCCAACTGATAAAGTTGAGAATAGACCAGATTTAATATCTCGAGTTTTTCGTGCAAAGCTTCAACAACTGAAAGATGAACTTCTGAAAAAGAACATATTTGGAAAAGTAGCAGCTTATACATATGTGATTGAGTTCCAGAAAAGAGGTTTGCCTCATGCTCATTTCTTGATAATTCTGAAACAAGGATGGAAGATGTACTCTCCTGAATCATACGATCGCATAGTGTGTGCTGAGTTGCCAGATGCTAGGCAGCATCCTTATCTTTATGAACTCGTTGTCAAACATATGATGCATGGTCCTTGTGGTGCTATGAATCCAAGTTGCCCATGCATGAAACAACACATTGGATGCAAGGATAATTATCCTAAGGAGTTTACAGAAGCCACTCGCCACAGTCACAACTCCTACCCTGTTTATCGACGACGAGATTTTCAGCAATCAGTAACTGTTCGTGGACATCCTCTTGATAATCGATGGGTAATACCATACAATCCCTATTTACTGTCTAAATTTAATTGTCATATAAATGTAGAAATTTGTTCAACAATTCGAGctgtcaaatatatatataaatacatcTATAAAGGCCATGATAAAATTCTATATCAGTTGACTAATACGGGGCCTAATGAAATTGttgatgaaataaaaaattttgtttgtgCAAGATGGGTCTCTCCCCCTGAAGCAATGTGGAGAATCTATGCATTTGACTTAAATGAG GAAGCTTCTGCATACCAGATGCCAAGTTCTCTTCGACAATTATTCGCATCTATATTAGCTTATTGTACTCCTACAAATCCACGAGAGTTATGGTTGAAATATGAAGATTTCTTATCTGAAGATATTCGACATA CAATACGATCAAAAGGATGCATAGCACTAGCAACTGCAACATCTGGAGTTGCAGCTTCAATTTTACCTGGTGGCCGTACAGCACATTCGAGGTTTAAAATCCCATTACAAGATAGTGATACAGCAATTTGCAATATTGGAAAGCAAAGTGCTATTGCTAAGTTAATAAGAGATGCAAAAGTAATTATTTGGGATGAAGCAAGCATGGCAAAGCGTAGCTCAATAGAAAAATTTGATGAATCATTAAAAGATATCATGAATAAAGATGCCATATTTGGTGGTAAGATCATTGTTTTTGGTGGTGATTTCCGACAAACATTACCAGTGATCACCAAAGGGTGTAAAGAAGAAATTGTCAATGCTAGCTTAGTAAAGTCTCCTATTTGGCCGTACCtcataaaactaaaactatcacAAAATATGCGAGCTTAG
- the LOC113718462 gene encoding uncharacterized protein isoform X5, which translates to MGRNRVYGSLEEARAEKNRRSREQRAAARRETKNDAPLGVCTLAVTAFNIHDSNAVNQPNMGVIESSLGSGSILPFAENNAEHLQAENQGDVSRSTGNGAREVPTTNSDAGESSLHRRRRRTRRSMTNPLNTIITEPAVLLSNAEQFPTENEENVCASIADGANEVSSTNLDVGEPSLRRQRRSRKPAITDPLATIATEPAVLPDVPSCPYCHAKRFHQEPPGFCCASGEVQLLSTEMPRELMLLYIEDSDEAAEFRRCVRSYNNMFAFTSIGIHPDKSLAANYNGVYTFRIQGQMYHYINPLIPENGEKPRNLQLYFVDTDHETTQRLSISSRFQETLVTKLEKILKINPYSAFFRGLQDLPGIDDYKIVLDTTPAVDQRVFNKPTVSQVGAVWTESTNSEHVNSKHIQIYGKNGQTQIVKHYFACHDSLQYPLIFANGEPGWHPGIEKIRHPNKSNITSVTCEGETIIATTTATMATDIIDAENRAINQRKRKRNTVSCREYYCYKLQIRDADRSMLLHIGRLLQQYVVDVYVKIESIRLDFHRGRSKQAQLRTEIYQGIVDSISSGESSSSSIGKRIFLPASFIGGPRDMRRRYMDAMSLVQRYGKPDIFLTMTCNKNWPEIKKMLLPTDKVENRPDLISRVFRAKLQQLKDELLKKNIFGKVAAYTYVIEFQKRGLPHAHFLIILKQGWKMYSPESYDRIVCAELPDARQHPYLYELVVKHMMHGPCGAMNPSCPCMKQHIGCKDNYPKEFTEATRHSHNSYPVYRRRDFQQSVTVRGHPLDNRWEASAYQMPSSLRQLFASILAYCTPTNPRELWLKYEDFLSEDIRHTIRSKGCIALATATSGVAASILPGGRTAHSRFKIPLQDSDTAICNIGKQSAIAKLIRDAKVIIWDEASMAKRSSIEKFDESLKDIMNKDAIFGGKIIVFGGDFRQTLPVITKGCKEEIVNASLVKSPIWPYLIKLKLSQNMRA; encoded by the exons ATGGGTCGAAATAGAGTATATGGAAGTTTGGAAGAGGCTCGTGCTGAGAAAAATCGAAGGAGCCGCGAGCAACGTGCTGCTGCTCGGCGTGAGACAAAGAATGATGCGCCATTAGGAGTGTGTACATTAGCTGTCACAGCTTTTAATATACATGACTCAAATGCTGTGAATCAGCCAAATATGGGTGTCATTGAATCTTCATTGGGTTCAGGCTCAATATTGCCATTTGCAGAGAACAATGCAGAGCACCTTCAAGCT GAAAATCAAGGAGATGTATCTAGGTCTACTGGTAATGGTGCTCGCGAGGTTCCGACAACTAATTCAGATGCCGGTGAATCATCTTTGCATAGGCGACGTCGACGTACAAGACGTTCTATGACTAATCCATTGAACACAATAATTACAGAGCCTGCAGTATTGCTCAGTAATGCAGAGCAATTTCCAACC gaaaatgaagaaaatgtcTGTGCGTCTATTGCTGATGGTGCTAACGAGGTTTCATCAACTAATTTAGATGTTGGTGAACCATCATTGCGTAGGCAACGTCGGTCTAGAAAACCAGCTATAACTGATCCATTAGCTACAATAGCTACAGAACCTGCTGTATTGCCTGATGTTCCAAGTTGTCCGTATTGTCATGCAAAACGATTTCATCAGGAACCGCCTGGTTTTTGCTGTGCCTCCGGTGAGGTACAACTATTATCTACTGAGATGCCGAGAGAACTTATGCTATTATATATAGAAGACTCTGATGAGGCTGCTGAGTTTCGCAGATGTGTTAGAAGCTATAATAACATGTTTGCATTCACTTCGATTGGTATCCATCCTGATAAATCTTTGGCTGCAAACTACAATGGAGTTTATACATTTCGAATCCAGGGACAAATGTATCATTATATTAATCCACTTATTCCAGAGAATGGTGAGAAGCCACGGAACTTGCAACTTTACTTTGTTGACACTGACCATGAAACAACGCAGCGGCTCTCAATCTCAAGTAGATTTCAAGAAACACTGGTGACTAAGCTTGAGAAAATCTTAAAGATTAATCCTTACTCTGCATTTTTCCGAGGATTACAAGATTTGCCAGGCATAGATGATTATAAGATTGTACTTGACACCACGCCTGCTGTAGATCAACGAGTTTTCAATAAACCTACTGTGTCGCAAGTAGGAGCTGTTTGGACCGAGAGCACAAATTCTGAACATGTCAACTCTAAACACATACAAATTTATGGAAAGAATGGTCAAACGCAGATTGTCAAGCATTATTTTGCTTGTCATGATTCGTTGCAATACCCTCTTATCTTTGCAAATGGAGAGCCAGGTTGGCATCCAGGGATTGAAAAAATCCGTCATCCAAATAAGAGCAACATTACATCAGTGACTTGTGAGGGAGAAACTATTATAGCTACAACTACAGCAACGATGGCAACTGATATCATTGATGCAGAAAATAGAG CTAttaaccaaagaaaaagaaagcgcAACACAGTTTCATGTCGTGAGTATTATTGCTACAAATTGCAGATCCGAGATGCTGACCGGTCAATGTTATTACATATAGGGAGATTACTACAGCAATATGTAGTCGATGTCTATGTCAAGATTGAGTCAATCAGATTAGATTTCCACAGAGGAAGAAGCAAACAGGCTCAACTTCGGACAGAGATTTATCAAGGCATAGTTGATAGTATTTCTAGCGgtgaatcatcatcatcaagtaTTGGTAAACGTATTTTTCTACCAGCTTCGTTCATTGGTGGCCCTCGAGATATGCGACGACGATATATGGATGCTATGTCTTTGGTTCAAAGATATGGAAAACCGGATATCTTTTTGACGATGACCTGCAACAAGAATTGGCCTGAGATTAAAAAAATGCTTTTGCCAACTGATAAAGTTGAGAATAGACCAGATTTAATATCTCGAGTTTTTCGTGCAAAGCTTCAACAACTGAAAGATGAACTTCTGAAAAAGAACATATTTGGAAAAGTAGCAGCTTATACATATGTGATTGAGTTCCAGAAAAGAGGTTTGCCTCATGCTCATTTCTTGATAATTCTGAAACAAGGATGGAAGATGTACTCTCCTGAATCATACGATCGCATAGTGTGTGCTGAGTTGCCAGATGCTAGGCAGCATCCTTATCTTTATGAACTCGTTGTCAAACATATGATGCATGGTCCTTGTGGTGCTATGAATCCAAGTTGCCCATGCATGAAACAACACATTGGATGCAAGGATAATTATCCTAAGGAGTTTACAGAAGCCACTCGCCACAGTCACAACTCCTACCCTGTTTATCGACGACGAGATTTTCAGCAATCAGTAACTGTTCGTGGACATCCTCTTGATAATCGATGG GAAGCTTCTGCATACCAGATGCCAAGTTCTCTTCGACAATTATTCGCATCTATATTAGCTTATTGTACTCCTACAAATCCACGAGAGTTATGGTTGAAATATGAAGATTTCTTATCTGAAGATATTCGACATA CAATACGATCAAAAGGATGCATAGCACTAGCAACTGCAACATCTGGAGTTGCAGCTTCAATTTTACCTGGTGGCCGTACAGCACATTCGAGGTTTAAAATCCCATTACAAGATAGTGATACAGCAATTTGCAATATTGGAAAGCAAAGTGCTATTGCTAAGTTAATAAGAGATGCAAAAGTAATTATTTGGGATGAAGCAAGCATGGCAAAGCGTAGCTCAATAGAAAAATTTGATGAATCATTAAAAGATATCATGAATAAAGATGCCATATTTGGTGGTAAGATCATTGTTTTTGGTGGTGATTTCCGACAAACATTACCAGTGATCACCAAAGGGTGTAAAGAAGAAATTGTCAATGCTAGCTTAGTAAAGTCTCCTATTTGGCCGTACCtcataaaactaaaactatcacAAAATATGCGAGCTTAG
- the LOC113718462 gene encoding uncharacterized protein isoform X6 yields the protein MGRNRVYGSLEEARAEKNRRSREQRAAARRETKNDAPLGVCTLAVTAFNIHDSNAVNQPNMGVIESSLGSGSILPFAENNAEHLQAENQGDVSRSTGNGAREVPTTNSDAGESSLHRRRRRTRRSMTNPLNTIITEPAVLLSNAEQFPTENEENVCASIADGANEVSSTNLDVGEPSLRRQRRSRKPAITDPLATIATEPAVLPDVPSCPYCHAKRFHQEPPGFCCASGEVQLLSTEMPRELMLLYIEDSDEAAEFRRCVRSYNNMFAFTSIGIHPDKSLAANYNGVYTFRIQGQMYHYINPLIPENGEKPRNLQLYFVDTDHETTQRLSISSRFQETLVTKLEKILKINPYSAFFRGLQDLPGIDDYKIVLDTTPAVDQRVFNKPTVSQVGAVWTESTNSEHVNSKHIQIYGKNGQTQIVKHYFACHDSLQYPLIFANGEPGWHPGIEKIRHPNKSNITSVTCEGETIIATTTATMATDIIDAENRAINQRKRKRNTVSCREYYCYKLQIRDADRSMLLHIGRLLQQYVVDVYVKIESIRLDFHRGRSKQAQLRTEIYQGIVDSISSGESSSSSIGKRIFLPASFIGGPRDMRRRYMDAMSLVQRYGKPDIFLTMTCNKNWPEIKKMLLPTDKVENRPDLISRVFRAKLQQLKDELLKKNIFGKVAAYTYVIEFQKRGLPHAHFLIILKQGWKMYSPESYDRIVCAELPDARQHPYLYELVVKHMMHGPCGAMNPSCPCMKQHIGCKDNYPKEFTEATRHSHNSYPVYRRRDFQQSVTVRGHPLDNRWMGLSP from the exons ATGGGTCGAAATAGAGTATATGGAAGTTTGGAAGAGGCTCGTGCTGAGAAAAATCGAAGGAGCCGCGAGCAACGTGCTGCTGCTCGGCGTGAGACAAAGAATGATGCGCCATTAGGAGTGTGTACATTAGCTGTCACAGCTTTTAATATACATGACTCAAATGCTGTGAATCAGCCAAATATGGGTGTCATTGAATCTTCATTGGGTTCAGGCTCAATATTGCCATTTGCAGAGAACAATGCAGAGCACCTTCAAGCT GAAAATCAAGGAGATGTATCTAGGTCTACTGGTAATGGTGCTCGCGAGGTTCCGACAACTAATTCAGATGCCGGTGAATCATCTTTGCATAGGCGACGTCGACGTACAAGACGTTCTATGACTAATCCATTGAACACAATAATTACAGAGCCTGCAGTATTGCTCAGTAATGCAGAGCAATTTCCAACC gaaaatgaagaaaatgtcTGTGCGTCTATTGCTGATGGTGCTAACGAGGTTTCATCAACTAATTTAGATGTTGGTGAACCATCATTGCGTAGGCAACGTCGGTCTAGAAAACCAGCTATAACTGATCCATTAGCTACAATAGCTACAGAACCTGCTGTATTGCCTGATGTTCCAAGTTGTCCGTATTGTCATGCAAAACGATTTCATCAGGAACCGCCTGGTTTTTGCTGTGCCTCCGGTGAGGTACAACTATTATCTACTGAGATGCCGAGAGAACTTATGCTATTATATATAGAAGACTCTGATGAGGCTGCTGAGTTTCGCAGATGTGTTAGAAGCTATAATAACATGTTTGCATTCACTTCGATTGGTATCCATCCTGATAAATCTTTGGCTGCAAACTACAATGGAGTTTATACATTTCGAATCCAGGGACAAATGTATCATTATATTAATCCACTTATTCCAGAGAATGGTGAGAAGCCACGGAACTTGCAACTTTACTTTGTTGACACTGACCATGAAACAACGCAGCGGCTCTCAATCTCAAGTAGATTTCAAGAAACACTGGTGACTAAGCTTGAGAAAATCTTAAAGATTAATCCTTACTCTGCATTTTTCCGAGGATTACAAGATTTGCCAGGCATAGATGATTATAAGATTGTACTTGACACCACGCCTGCTGTAGATCAACGAGTTTTCAATAAACCTACTGTGTCGCAAGTAGGAGCTGTTTGGACCGAGAGCACAAATTCTGAACATGTCAACTCTAAACACATACAAATTTATGGAAAGAATGGTCAAACGCAGATTGTCAAGCATTATTTTGCTTGTCATGATTCGTTGCAATACCCTCTTATCTTTGCAAATGGAGAGCCAGGTTGGCATCCAGGGATTGAAAAAATCCGTCATCCAAATAAGAGCAACATTACATCAGTGACTTGTGAGGGAGAAACTATTATAGCTACAACTACAGCAACGATGGCAACTGATATCATTGATGCAGAAAATAGAG CTAttaaccaaagaaaaagaaagcgcAACACAGTTTCATGTCGTGAGTATTATTGCTACAAATTGCAGATCCGAGATGCTGACCGGTCAATGTTATTACATATAGGGAGATTACTACAGCAATATGTAGTCGATGTCTATGTCAAGATTGAGTCAATCAGATTAGATTTCCACAGAGGAAGAAGCAAACAGGCTCAACTTCGGACAGAGATTTATCAAGGCATAGTTGATAGTATTTCTAGCGgtgaatcatcatcatcaagtaTTGGTAAACGTATTTTTCTACCAGCTTCGTTCATTGGTGGCCCTCGAGATATGCGACGACGATATATGGATGCTATGTCTTTGGTTCAAAGATATGGAAAACCGGATATCTTTTTGACGATGACCTGCAACAAGAATTGGCCTGAGATTAAAAAAATGCTTTTGCCAACTGATAAAGTTGAGAATAGACCAGATTTAATATCTCGAGTTTTTCGTGCAAAGCTTCAACAACTGAAAGATGAACTTCTGAAAAAGAACATATTTGGAAAAGTAGCAGCTTATACATATGTGATTGAGTTCCAGAAAAGAGGTTTGCCTCATGCTCATTTCTTGATAATTCTGAAACAAGGATGGAAGATGTACTCTCCTGAATCATACGATCGCATAGTGTGTGCTGAGTTGCCAGATGCTAGGCAGCATCCTTATCTTTATGAACTCGTTGTCAAACATATGATGCATGGTCCTTGTGGTGCTATGAATCCAAGTTGCCCATGCATGAAACAACACATTGGATGCAAGGATAATTATCCTAAGGAGTTTACAGAAGCCACTCGCCACAGTCACAACTCCTACCCTGTTTATCGACGACGAGATTTTCAGCAATCAGTAACTGTTCGTGGACATCCTCTTGATAATCGATGG ATGGGTCTCTCCCCCTGA